Genomic DNA from Chiloscyllium plagiosum isolate BGI_BamShark_2017 chromosome 9, ASM401019v2, whole genome shotgun sequence:
CCTTGTAGAGAATCCCAAACCAGGAGACTGTTCACTTGCATTGTCTCATTTTATAATCTCCCAAATTCAGAGCAAGAGAGACTGCAACTAACATCTTTGCGAGGAAGATTAGGTAGTCAGCTGCTGCTTCTGAATTTCATCCAATTCTCTTCCCTGTAAGGAAAGAAATGCAAACATTGAAACAGAAGTATTTTTACAAGCTACACAAAAAACTTCAACTCAAGGTGGTAGAGAACAAAAACATACCTCAGCCTTTTGATATATGTGGGCCTTGGCAGCCTTCCTTCTGGTAAAGAACTGGAAGAAAAATAAGCCAATATTGAATTTTAGAAGTTGAAACTTATACTTTGCCAAGTACTGTTTTGGAAACTTATTAACATACAAGTTTGGAATAAGTATCATCCAGCATCTTAGAGTGCTAAATCATTGCAGATCAGATGCGTAGCTTTATTTTCCACCCACCCCATAAACTAATCAAGAATTtgctacctctgtcttaaaaatactgACTAACAGTTGTTTAAGACCCAACCCCAATTTCTCATGTCCATCTGAAAATGGACAGCTATTAGTCATTAAATGGTGTCCCTTCAGTTCTAGTCTCTCCAACAGGGGAAAACCTTTCAACATCCACTTTGTCAAATCCTCataggattttgttttaataagaACATTCTAACTCCAACATATACACACACCCAACTTTTCCTCAGATTCCCAGAACTGGTGGAGGATGCATTAGTCGAGTGCAATGAGCACCTTAAAAACACATGTATAtcctaaagaaaaaaaacaaatgaaaaaagtcTTAGGAACAGGATCAAGTCTTCCATTCATTAAGCTTGGTTGATGTATTTCAGCCCCATGTGCACTTGCTACATGTCAATCTCAAAAATGAGCTAGCATCTAATAGGAACCTAGTcgcttgtggggggggggggggtggatgctGGTATTGTCTTTGCCTCTGGACCAACAGGGTCAGTTAATCCCACCTGCTCTATAGGtgtgtaacatctctgaacaagtagGTTCAGAAAATAAAGATGTTCCTCAAATTCATTGTGGACCCAACTGTAAAATAGCTTTGGCATTTCCTCTTATGCTGATTTCTGTTGGTTACACATATCTAAACATCCTGTAATCTATAACTCAATTTCAATTTAATTACTAAAGATCACCAATTTGGCAGAGTGGTGAAGTCAAAAATTCTCAATCCAGCACTTCATTTGATGAACATTACACCAAATAAATTTAAGTTCTGTTTATACTTACAAGCACAACAAGTCCAGCAACAATAGCAAGACAGATCACCACAATGACAGCAATAATGCCAGGGGTCATTCGCTTCATGGAGAACTCTGGATTCTTTGAATCAACATAATACACATAGGCTTCTTCAAAACTAAGCTTTTCTCCATCAAATGGGACCCCGTCATCCTGAATTGATCGATTATATTGATCAGAGAACAAGGTGTTACTCTtgacctggtatggaaggaaaaaaaAGGGTTACACAGGTAAGTGTTGCATTGCAGCCAATCAAAACCCACCATCATGAGTTACATCCAGCAATTAAATACAGTTTAGGAAGTGTAGGCTCACTAGCCTAAATAACGAATTAGGTTTAAATCCTCATTTATTGTAATCATCCTGAAACCAAGCTATTCTACATTAAAGGAATGAATAGAATTATCTTTCTTCATGGAGAGAAGAATTTGAGCAAGGGACTAGATTTGGTCATTCATCCTTGTTTACCCTTGAAATTGGTCCTCTTGGGCCACTGCAGAGGGTAAAGATTCTACCACATTCTGTGGATCTAGCCTCAAGATtcttccctggggagggggaagagcacaagtattccagatttattaactgaatttaagttccaccagATCCTGCAGAGGAATTTGAACTCCTTTCCCTAGAAAGGGCTTGAGCCTATGGATTCCTGGGCCAGTACTCCCATCTCCCTGTATTTTGACTATTAAATGAAAATTTTTATTCCAAACTAGATAGGAAGAGTGAGCTATAATTAGCACCTACTTTGGCAAGAATGTTCAATGCAACTTACATCCTTCTCTAGGTAATAGGCTGCAGTAGCAAGATCAGACGGTGACTGCACGGTCACATTTTGTTTCAAGTCCACAGTTATATAACGGTCTTCTGCATGATACTATAATACAAAGTTGGTTTTAAAGTCAAGAATAATGCAACTGAGAAAAATCTTGGTGAAAATTACAAAAAAACTTGGAGTAGAAGGACAGTTTAGAGAATTTTTATATTTCTGTCAGCTAGCCAAAAGATCAAAAATAGTGGATGACATTGTTAATACCTTTTACATTGATATCACCTCATCCCTGAACTTGTGGATTGCCATGGAAGCCAGAACAAGAGCTCTTCAGTAAAATATACTGATTTTTATGAACTCTATCAAAACTAACTGTAGAGTTTTCCCCACTATtacaaatcaatttaaaaaaaactttatcccCTGCATTGTGTTCATGGCAGTATTCTATGAAAAGAGGTTTCATTATAAATCAGCAGTAAAAGCTATTTATGCAAAATAGCCTTTAAGCAATAATTGCAGATATTGCCATTCAGTAACAGATTAAACTGGATTCAAGTCTGCATTTTACTGTTCTTTGATCTATACAAATCAGCATTTGGTGACAGGATTAAATATTTGCAAATTGTTGTTAATCACAATaagtgaagacaaaaaaaaaactacatttgtTGATTACCTCAATCTTCTCAATGTAATTTGGGTCCACCTGGTAAGCAGCAAAGACATCTTGGATAGCCCTGTTGAAAGTAGTTAGGAATGATAAGCAGAATGTAAATACATTAGCCAAAAACATACCAATACAATACATAGAAGATAGAGTCCCATATTAAAGACCATGTTCTAACAGTTTTATTGTGTTCAGATCACTAGGATAAAATGGCAAGTTCACTGACAAATTTAGAGTCTCAATCCAGTTTCATATGTGACCTACAGAGTAATCTTTGCATCAACATTAGCCTCACTCCAAGGTCTTGGACACTGGTGCAACAAGTTTGCTCAAGGTAGAAATGTATGCAATCTCTGGTTAGTGGCGATTCAAATATTTAATGTCTAAGAACAAACTTGttctaaaacaaacaaaagttaGACTTCATGCCCAATTACTTTGGGAAATATAATAATGCAAGGAAAAAAGCAGTTAAGTTTCATACAGGAAATATATGTTCTCTTGAACAGTGGACTCAAACTCCAGCAACTCATTTGCAATGCGGAGGGGAATAAAAGTGGAATACCACAAATGCTGTTTCAAACAGATGGCGTTGCACTATGCAAAAAACCACCAATCTAAAAAAGGAGATCTTCTTCCTATGCACCATTCCTTCAGTACAATATTAACAGGTCAGCTGACATTAGTGGATTTGAAGCCTATAACTTTTGACTTCGTACCAAGTACACACCTGACATCACATAGTACCCGATAATATATTAAAGTTGTAATGCTTACTTTTTCAGTTTCATTTCGTCCACTTCTTTATTTAAGGGTTTGTGCCTTAGCTGAATCTGAAACCAACTGCAATGAAAAAGGAAGAGTTAGTAAGCAAGGTTTAGTTAGATAGTTGAATCAGCTAAATAAAAATGTTGGAACACATTTGGGGAATTCACTAAATGTAAAAAGCTGCTTATTTTAAAATGGCAAACCACTAATTTTGTGTTCCTATTTCTTGCTGAAAAGTTccacccttgagcctgctccaccattca
This window encodes:
- the LOC122552722 gene encoding epithelial cell adhesion molecule-like, encoding MRALGWLLLAVFGALAQGQDEDCPVCMTNRYTKCLPNGDGCTCTLQLSEKLNQPVNCSTLTSKCWMMKNEMYRLRSGIGARRKPTEHAMLDNDGIYDPDCKSDGTFRSKQCNGTSTCWCVNTAGVRRTDKADEDIECPEQPVSTFWFQIQLRHKPLNKEVDEMKLKKAIQDVFAAYQVDPNYIEKIEYHAEDRYITVDLKQNVTVQSPSDLATAAYYLEKDVKSNTLFSDQYNRSIQDDGVPFDGEKLSFEEAYVYYVDSKNPEFSMKRMTPGIIAVIVVICLAIVAGLVVLFFTRRKAAKAHIYQKAEGRELDEIQKQQLTT